One genomic segment of Arcobacter porcinus includes these proteins:
- a CDS encoding phosphatidylinositol-specific phospholipase C/glycerophosphodiester phosphodiesterase family protein, producing the protein MEYIAHRINTIEELKQIPKEYGVELDLRDYGERLILQHDPFKDGEDFEEYLKHYNHGTMILNIKSERIEHKVLELIQKYNIKKYFFLDSSFPMIYLLSKSGEKNIALRFSEFEGIDTILNMKGKVEWIWVDCFTKLPITAENYKLLKEHGFKFCLVSPELQGQNEKLEYYKKYLQDEGISFDAICTKVYNIDKWNSKLL; encoded by the coding sequence ATGGAATACATAGCACATAGAATAAATACAATTGAAGAGTTAAAGCAAATTCCAAAAGAGTATGGAGTGGAGCTTGATTTAAGAGATTATGGAGAGAGACTTATACTACAACACGACCCATTTAAAGATGGTGAAGATTTTGAAGAGTATTTAAAGCACTATAATCATGGAACAATGATTTTAAATATTAAAAGTGAAAGAATAGAACATAAAGTTTTAGAGCTAATACAAAAATATAATATCAAAAAATATTTCTTTTTAGATAGCTCATTTCCAATGATTTATCTGCTTAGCAAAAGTGGAGAAAAAAATATTGCTTTAAGATTCTCAGAATTTGAAGGGATTGATACTATTTTAAATATGAAAGGTAAAGTTGAATGGATATGGGTAGATTGTTTCACCAAGCTACCTATCACTGCTGAAAACTATAAACTTTTGAAAGAACATGGATTCAAGTTTTGTTTGGTATCGCCAGAGCTACAAGGACAAAACGAAAAATTAGAATATTACAAGAAATACCTTCAAGATGAAGGTATTTCTTTTGATGCTATTTGCACAAAGGTTTATAATATAGATAAATGGAATTCAAAATTATTATAA
- a CDS encoding helix-turn-helix transcriptional regulator, with amino-acid sequence MTKEDFCKRLKDINLTQKEFSEITHVPYSTLNNWGFHDIQVPKWVGPFIEHYEKAKKYDAIKKMILDSKEVLQD; translated from the coding sequence ATGACAAAAGAAGATTTTTGTAAAAGATTAAAGGATATTAATCTTACACAAAAAGAGTTTTCAGAAATAACTCATGTACCCTACTCTACACTAAACAATTGGGGATTTCATGATATTCAAGTTCCAAAATGGGTAGGACCATTTATAGAACATTATGAGAAAGCTAAAAAGTATGATGCAATTAAGAAGATGATATTAGATTCAAAGGAAGTTTTGCAGGATTAA
- a CDS encoding gamma-glutamylcyclotransferase family protein, with the protein MNDTNMLVFVYGTLMSGFRNNYLLDNSKFIGAAETVDKFGLYKVKHGDFPFAIDSEKLTHLLGEVYKVDEYTMQMLDTLENYPELYIKKEIEVIVNNKRLKAIIYLKNENNYKDVIDYEQQIEFWD; encoded by the coding sequence ATGAATGATACAAATATGCTAGTTTTTGTTTATGGTACATTAATGAGTGGATTTAGGAATAATTACTTATTGGATAATTCAAAGTTTATCGGAGCAGCTGAAACTGTTGATAAATTTGGTTTATACAAAGTAAAACATGGTGATTTTCCTTTTGCAATAGATAGTGAAAAATTAACACATCTTTTAGGTGAAGTTTATAAAGTTGATGAATATACTATGCAAATGCTAGATACTCTTGAAAATTATCCTGAATTATATATAAAAAAAGAGATTGAAGTAATTGTAAACAACAAAAGATTAAAAGCAATAATATATTTAAAAAATGAAAATAACTACAAAGATGTAATAGATTATGAACAACAAATAGAATTTTGGGATTAA
- a CDS encoding tyrosine-type recombinase/integrase, whose protein sequence is MAITPVGGKYEGVLKNELKNGNVSFYIRYKDENGQSVKKKVGVKTPQSNFTVKDAYDRLIEIKHKLTTGEELPKIAQKKTEKVSFQKIFDEYLIWAKANKKTWKHNDLLVYNKHLSYLAKKEVKSLKPKDFEELKQQKLEEGLAPKTVQHILGTARHIINYAIKNELVKNFTNPIANGRVRMPKVSNTKIGFLTKEQAYLLIETLDNYKTNRKLYQFTVLLLFTGARFSEVARLTWADVNLSNELIYFAESKDGNPRYIKMSTRVKEVIKELQEEKLNHLIIPTEFGNIYEKMPRQWQIIVDGLIQNNKTATKDRITTHTLRHTHASWLAQSGVDILHIKEQLGHKKIETTMRYSHLIDDKRHEATLKVGF, encoded by the coding sequence ATGGCAATTACTCCTGTTGGTGGAAAATATGAAGGTGTTTTAAAGAATGAACTTAAAAATGGCAATGTTAGTTTCTATATAAGATATAAAGATGAAAATGGGCAATCAGTAAAGAAAAAAGTAGGAGTAAAAACACCTCAATCAAATTTTACTGTAAAAGATGCCTATGACAGACTAATTGAAATCAAACACAAATTAACAACAGGAGAAGAACTTCCAAAAATAGCTCAAAAAAAAACTGAAAAAGTTAGTTTTCAAAAAATTTTCGATGAATATCTAATATGGGCAAAGGCAAATAAAAAAACTTGGAAACATAATGATTTACTTGTATACAATAAACATCTTAGCTATTTAGCAAAAAAAGAAGTGAAAAGTTTAAAGCCCAAAGACTTTGAAGAGCTCAAACAACAAAAACTTGAAGAGGGACTAGCACCAAAAACTGTACAACACATTTTAGGAACTGCAAGACATATAATAAACTATGCTATAAAAAATGAACTTGTTAAAAACTTCACTAACCCAATTGCAAATGGTAGAGTTAGAATGCCTAAAGTTTCAAATACAAAAATTGGGTTTTTGACTAAAGAACAAGCATACTTACTTATTGAAACTCTTGATAATTACAAAACAAATAGAAAACTATATCAATTTACAGTATTACTACTATTTACAGGTGCAAGATTTTCAGAAGTTGCTAGGTTAACATGGGCAGATGTTAATTTATCAAATGAACTTATTTATTTTGCAGAATCAAAAGATGGGAATCCTCGATATATAAAAATGAGCACTAGAGTAAAAGAAGTAATAAAAGAGCTTCAAGAAGAAAAGTTAAACCATCTTATAATTCCAACAGAATTTGGAAATATTTATGAAAAAATGCCACGACAATGGCAAATTATTGTTGATGGTTTAATTCAAAATAATAAGACAGCAACTAAAGACAGAATAACAACTCATACATTAAGACATACTCATGCATCATGGTTAGCTCAAAGTGGCGTAGATATTTTACACATTAAGGAACAATTGGGGCATAAAAAGATTGAAACAACAATGCGTTATTCACATCTAATTGATGATAAAAGGCATGAAGCAACCTTGAAGGTTGGGTTTTAA
- a CDS encoding Fic family protein, with product MKKQKWIWEYDEYPNFKYDKEKLEPLLRDIAYEQGKLKSFMLLMDKESTRYSLAQTLENEIIASCEIEGEILNCQSVRSSIKQKLGLESEEHYKITRKEDNYVDILIDANTNYDEDLTLDKLFGWHNAMFEKGYSGFSKIKVAQFRGEGAMQVVSGDYGKEKIHYEAPPFDTLEKEMNSFIKWFNETPTTLEKASLTHLWFVIIHPFDDGNGRITRALTDRVLSKLEQSYFSKIYTMSKSIYEDRIGYYEALDKTTGRFEKDDSLDITYWMEWFFKTLYNALLDAQKQLNYIVEKTKFWDAHREDELNSRQIKVLNRLLDIGSENFKGDLTKSKYVKIAKTAETNASRDIADLLAKGCIKQVEGTTGRGTRYTINHVI from the coding sequence ATGAAAAAACAAAAATGGATATGGGAATATGATGAATATCCCAACTTTAAGTACGATAAAGAGAAACTAGAACCACTGTTAAGAGATATTGCTTATGAACAAGGCAAACTAAAATCCTTTATGCTTTTGATGGATAAAGAGAGTACTAGATATTCATTAGCTCAAACTTTGGAAAATGAGATCATTGCAAGTTGTGAAATAGAGGGTGAGATACTCAATTGTCAAAGTGTACGCTCATCTATCAAACAAAAACTTGGACTTGAATCTGAGGAACATTATAAGATCACAAGAAAAGAGGATAATTATGTAGATATTTTAATTGATGCCAACACAAATTATGATGAAGATTTAACACTTGATAAACTTTTTGGTTGGCACAATGCAATGTTTGAAAAAGGTTATAGTGGCTTTTCAAAGATTAAAGTAGCCCAATTTAGAGGAGAAGGTGCTATGCAAGTAGTTTCAGGTGACTATGGTAAAGAAAAAATTCACTATGAAGCACCGCCCTTTGATACTCTTGAAAAAGAGATGAATAGTTTTATAAAATGGTTCAATGAAACTCCTACGACACTTGAAAAAGCTAGCTTAACTCACCTTTGGTTTGTAATCATCCACCCATTTGATGATGGAAATGGTCGTATTACAAGAGCATTAACCGATAGAGTACTTTCAAAACTTGAACAATCCTATTTTTCAAAAATTTATACTATGTCAAAGAGTATCTATGAAGACAGAATTGGTTACTATGAAGCATTAGATAAAACAACAGGAAGATTTGAAAAAGATGATTCTCTTGATATTACTTACTGGATGGAATGGTTTTTTAAAACCTTATATAATGCATTATTAGATGCCCAAAAACAACTAAACTATATTGTAGAAAAAACAAAGTTTTGGGATGCACATAGAGAAGATGAGCTAAATTCCAGACAAATAAAAGTATTAAATAGGCTTCTTGATATTGGAAGTGAAAACTTTAAAGGTGATCTTACAAAATCTAAATATGTTAAAATTGCAAAGACTGCTGAAACTAATGCTTCAAGAGATATTGCAGATTTATTAGCTAAAGGATGTATTAAACAAGTAGAGGGTACAACAGGTAGAGGAACTAGATATACTATTAATCATGTAATTTAG